The Enhydrobacter sp. sequence AGCTCGGCGGCCTTGCGGGCCTTGGAGCCGGCGTTCTCGCCGACGACGACGAGGCTGGTCTTCTTCGAGACCGAGTCGGTCACTTTGGCGCCCAGCTCCTCGGCGCGCGCCTTGGCGGCCTCGCGCGTCATGGCCGAGAGTTCGCCGGTGAAGACCACGGTCTTGTCCTTGAGCGGCGCGTCGGCCGCGATCACACGGCGCGTCACGCCCTCGACGGTGAGCTGCTTCCTGAGGTCGCGGATGATCTCGACCGTGTGCAGCTCGGTGAAGAAGCCGCACATGGCGTCGGCGGTGGTGACGCCGATCTGCTCGACGTTGCAGAGCCTGCCGTAGCTCGGCCCGACCTCGGCCGCGGCCTTCTCCTTCTTCACCTCGTCCGGCCGCTTCCGCCGCTCTTTCGCCGCCGCCAGCATCTCCTCCAGCCAGGCGTCCACGTCGCCGTATTCCTGTGCCAGGATCTTGGCCGTCGCCTCGCCGATCAGCGGGATGCCGATCGCATTGATGAAGCGGTCGAGCGAGATGGTGCGGCGCGCCTCGATGGCGGCGATCAGGTTGCGCACCGAGGTCTCGCCCCAGCCCTCGCGCTTCCTGATCTCGTCGGCGCGCTGCGGCAGGCGGAAGATGTCGCCTGGAATCTTCAGGAGCCCGTCGTTGAAGAAGTTCTCGATGTGCGTGCCGCCCAGTCCCTCGATGTCGAAGCAGTTGCGCGACACGAAGTAGCGCAGCCGCTCGACCTGCTGGAACGGGCATTCGAGCCCGCCGCTGCAGCGGCGCACCACGCCGCCCTCCTCGCTCCTCACCTCGGTCCTGAGCGGACAGGGGCAGCGCGTGGGGAAACGGAACTTCTCGGTCCTCTTCGGCCGCTCCTCGGGCACGTAGCCCAGCACCTGCGGAATGACGTCGCCGGCGCGCTGCACCACCACCATGTCGCCCACGCGCACGTCCAGCCGCTCGATCTCGTCGGCATTGTGCAGCGTGGCGCGCGCCACCATGACGCCGCCGACATTGACCGGCTCGAGCTCCGCCACCGGCGTCAGCGCGCCGGTGCGGCCGACCTGGATCAGGATGCCGTTCAGCCGCGTTCGCGCCTGCTCGGCCGGGAACTTGTGGGCGATCGCCCAGCGCGGCGCGCGGCTCACGAAGCCCAGCCGTTCCTGCCAGTCGATACGGTCGACCTTGTAGACGACGCCGTCAATGTCGTAGGGCAGCGACGGCCGCTCGACGCCCATCTGGCGGTAGAAGGCGCGCACCTCCTCCGGCGTGCGGCAGAGCTGCGACAGCGGATTGACGCGAAAGCCCCAGCTCCTCAGCAGCTTCAGGTACTCGCTGTGCGTCTTCCACGAGCGCGGCTCGGCCTCGCCCCAGGCATAGGCGAAGAAGCGCAGCGGCCGCGTCGCCGTGATCGCGGGATCGAGCTGGCGCAGCGAGCCGGCGGCGGCGTTGCGCGGATTGGCGAAGGTCTTCTCGCCCGCCGCCTCCTGGCGCCGGTTCATCTCCTGGAAAGCGCGGCGCTCCATGTAGACCTCGCCGCGCACGTCGAGCACCCTGGGCGCCTTGCCCTTCAGCTCGTGCGGGATGTCCTTCACCGTCCGGAGGTTGGGCGTCACGTCCTCGCCGGTCGTGCCGTCGCCGCGCGTCGCGCCGATCGCGAACGCGCCGTCGAGATAGCGCAGGCTGATCGACAGGCCGTCGATCTTGGGCTCGCAGTTGAAGACGATCTCGTCGTCGGGCTTGAGATCCGTCTCGCGCTCCAGCCCGCGGCGCACGCGGTCGAAGAAGCCCTGCAGCTCCTCGTCGGTGAAGGCATTGTCGAGCGACAGCATCGGCCGCGCATGGCGGACCTTGGCGAAGGCGGTGGTCGGCGTCGGCGCCACGCGCTGCGTCGGGCTTTCCCTGTCGACGAGCTGCGGGAAGCGCGCCTCGATCGCCTTCAGCCGCTGGCGCAGCTTGTCGTACTCGGCGTCCGAGATCTCCGGGGCATCCTTCACGTGATAGAGCTCGTCGTGATGCGCGATCGCCTCGGCCAGGCGCCTGTGCTCGGCCCGCGCCTGCCGCTCGGTCATCTCCTCGACGGCCAGCCCGGCCTTGAACTTCGCCGCACGCGACATCGCCTTAACTCCTCTTTTCTCCTCTCCCCCGCAGGGGGAGAGGTTGGGTGAGGGGGTGACGCACGAGCCTCGACCGCCCCCTCACCTAGCCTCTCCCCCTAGCGGGGGCGAGGAACGTGAGCCAGCAGCCGGTCGGCCGCTGCGCGCGCTTCGGCGGTCACCTCGGCGCCGGAGAGCATGCGGGCGATCTCCTCGCGGCGGCCCCCGGCGTCGAGCGCCAGCACGTCGGTGCTGGCGGCGCTCCGGGTCGTCGTCTTGCGGATCAGCCAGTGGCGATCGGCCACCGCCGCGACCTGCGGCGAATGGGTGACGACCAGCACCTGCACCTCCTTCGCCAGCCGTTTCAGCCGCTCGCCCACCGCCGCCGCCGTGGCGCCGCCGATGCCCGAATCGACCTCGTCGAACACGATCGTGGCGGCGTCGCCCACCCGGGCGAGGCAGACCTTCAGCGCCAGCAGGAAACGCGACAGCTCGCCGCCGGATGCGATCTTCGCGATCGGCGCCGGCGGTGAGCCGGGATTGGTGGCGACGGTGAACTGCACGCGGTCGATGCCCGCCTCCGACCAGTCCGCCTCTGGCAGCGCCGCGATCTCGGTCACGAACTTCGCCTTCTCGAGCTTGAGCGGCGCGAGCTCGGCCGCGACCGCCTTGTCGAGCCGCGCCGCGCCCTTGCGCCGCGCCGCCGCCTGCGCCTCCGCTGCCGCGACATAGGCCGCGCGCGCCGCCCTGGCCGCGGCGGCGAGTTTCTTGAGGCCGGCCTCGCCGTCGTCGAGCGCGGCGAGCTGCGCCGTCATCTTCTCGGCCAGCGGCGCCAGCTCGGCCACGGTGACGCCGTGCTTGCGCGCCGCCGCGCGCAGAGCGAACAGGCGCTCCTCGATCTTGTCCAGTCTGCTCGGGTCGAACTCCAGCGCGTCGCGCGCCGCCTCGAGCTGCGCCTCGGCCTCGGTCGCCTCGCTCAGCGCCCGGTCGAGCGCGGCGAGCGCCGCATCGAGCCGGCCGGCCGCCTTGTCGGCATTGCGCTCGATCAGCCGATGCGCGGCGCGCAGCGCAGCCGCCGCGCCACGACCGTGCGTCAGCTCGGCCAGCGCCTGCGCCACCGCCTCGCCGATCGCGCTGCCGGCGCGCAGCATCTGGCGCTCGGCCGCCAGCGTCTCCTCGTCGTCGGCCCTGGGCGCCAGCGTCTCCAGCTCCTTCACCGCGTGGCGCAGGAAATCCTCGTCGCGGCGCGCCGCGGTCGCCGCCGCCTCGGCCTCGGCGCGCGCCTGCTCGGCGGCGCGCCAGTCGCGCCAGGCGCGGCGCACCGCCTCCGCCTGCTTCTCCAGGCCCGCGAAGGCGTCGAGCGCGGCGCGGTGGGTGGCGATATCGAGCAGGCCGTGCTGCTCCATCTGGCCCTGGATCTCGACCAGCGTCTCGCCCAGCCGCCGCAACAGCGCCACCGACGCCGGCTGGTCGTTGACGAAGGCGCGCCCACGGCCGTCGGCGCCCACCGTGCGGCGCAGCGTAAGCACGTCCTCGGCATCGAGCCCCTGCTCGGCGAGGATGGCATGCGCCGCATGCCCCTTCGGCAGATCGAAAGCGGCGGCGACGGAAGCCTGCGCCGCGCCGCGCCGGACCGCACCCGAATCGGCGCGCGCGCCGAGCGCCAGGCCCAGCGCATCGATCAGGATCGACTTGCCCGCGCCCGTCTCGCCGGTCAGCGCGCCCAGCCCGCGATCGGGACCGCGCGCGAAGGTGAGATCGAGCTTTTCGATCAGGACGAAGTCGCGGATCGAAAGCGAGACCAGCATCGATGTCCGGCTAGAACAACCCGAGGAATCCGTGGCTCGACTCGGAGTCGGCCGGCTTGCCCTCGCCGGTCATCAGGTAATAGGTGTCCTGATACCAGTCGCTGCCCGGGAAGTTGTAGCCCAGCACCGCCGCGGTCTCCTTGGCCTCGCTCTTGACGCCCAGCGCCAGGTAGCATTCGACCAGGCGATGCAGCGCCTCGGGCACGTGGGTGGTCGTCTGGTAGCGCTCGATCACCGTGCGGAAGCGGTTGATGGCGCCGACATACTGCTGGTGCAGCTCGTAGTAGCGGCCGATATCCATCTCCTTGCCGGCGAGATGGTCGATGCAGAGCTCGACCTTGAGGCGGGCGTCGCGTGCGTAGGGCGTGTCGGGGAAGCGCTTGGCGACGTCGGACAGGGCATCGAGCGCCTGCTGCGTCACGTGCTGGTCGCGGCGCACGTCGGAGATCTGCTCGTAGTAGCAGATGCCCTTGAGATAGTAGGCGTAGGGGATGTCCTTGTGCCCGGGATGAAGCTGGATGAAGCGGTCGAGCGCGATGATCGCGTCGTCGTACTTGTTGCTCTGGTAGTAGGCGAAGGCGGCCATGATCTCCGCCTTGGTCGCCCACACCGAATAGGGATGCTGGCGGTCGACTTCCTCGAAGCCCTTGGCGGCGGCCTTGTAGTCCTGCTGGCCGAGAGCGTCGAGCGCGCGGTTGTAGAGCACCTCGACCGGCTGCTCGCGGTAGTTCGTGTCGTCGTCCGAGGAATCGCCGCAACCGGTCAGCGCCACGGCCGCGATGCCCGCCGCGCCGAGCGTCATCAAGGTCCTGATCTTCAACGCCTTCGCCATATCCCGTCCGTTTCTTCGTGCCGCGGCGGTTATATCACGCCAAATCACGAATCCACACCGCAGCCCGCCGCGCGTCGCTCGGGGTGAACACACGAGTGTTGTTGGCGGCGCGCTCCCTCGAAATGAAAAAAGAGGGGCCGGCAAGGGCCCCTCGGAAGTGTGCGTGGAAAGTTGCGCGGTGCGCGTGAGATGCGCCGTCAGTTGGCCTGGCGGCGCAGGAAGGCGGGGATCTGCAGATCGTCGTCGTCGCGCGCCGGCTTGGCCCGCTCGGTGACGTCGATCGAGGTCTGCACCGGCGCCGACCGGACCACCGGCTTGGGCGCAGGAACGACATTGTCCGGCGCCGGCCGCGACGCGGTCGGCTCGACATGAGCCGGCGCGGCAGGCGCCGCCGGCTTGGCCGTGGCGAAGGCGCCGGTGATGCGCTGGAAGAGGTTGGGCACACGGTTCTCGCTCGCCGCGGGGCGGGCGACGACCGGGCGTGTTCCGTGCTCGCTCGCGCGCACCGCCGGCCGCAGCGGCGGCGACGGGCGGGTGACGCGCCAGTCGTCCTCGCCGACCATTGGCTTCTGCTGCGGCGTCGGTGTCGGAGCCGGCGTGGGTGCAGGCGCTGGTGCGGCGGCGGCCGGTGCCGGAGCCGGCACGGGCGCTGGCGCCACGGGCGGGGCGACGGGCGCGGGCGCCGGCTGGACCGCGACCGGCGCCGGCGCAACGGCCGGCGCTTCGGGTGCCGCCGGCGTCACCTGCACAGGAGGCGCTTCGACGACCGGAGCCGGCGGTGCCTGCATGACGGCAGGCGCCGGAGCCGGTGCGACCGACGGCGCAGACGCTGCCGCCGCGATCGACGGCGCGACCGGAGTGATCGCCGGAGCCGACGGCGGGACCGGCGCGACGGGAGCCGGCGCTGCCGCCGCAGCCGGCATCACGACCCGGCCGACCGGCGGCGCCGGCGGACGGCTCAACGCCGGCTGGCCGGTCTGTGCCGGACGGTTCATGTCGAGGCTGAGATAGTTCGGCGTCGGCTGCTGGGCGGCCAGGGCGGCAATGCCGGTCGCCACGACCGACACCCGCATGCGGCCCTGCATGGTGGCGTCGAAGGTCGAGCCGAAGATGATGTTGGCGTCGGGGTCGACTTCCTCGCGGATGCGGTTGGCCGCCTCGTCGACCTCGTGCAGCGTCATGTCGAGGCCGCCGGTGATGTTGATGAGCACGCCCCTGGCGCCCTTCATCGAATGGTCCTCAAGCAGCGGGTTGGAGATCGCGCTCTCGGCCGCGACGCGGCTGCGATCCTGGCCCTCGGCCTCGCCGGTGCCCATCATCGCCTTGCCCATCTCGCCCATCACGGTGCGGATGTCGGCGAAGTCGAGATTGATCAGGCCCGGCATCACCATCAGGTCGGTGACGCCGCGCACGCCCATGTGCAGCACGTCGTCCGCCATCTTGAAGGCGTCGGCGAAGGTGGTCTTCTCGTTGGCGATCTTGAACAGGTTCTGGTTGGGGATGACGATCAGCGTGTCCACCACCTTCTCGAGCTCGGTGATGCCCTGATCGGCCGCCTGCATGCGGCGGCGCCCCTCGAAGTGGAACGGCTTGGTGACGACGCCGATGGTCAGGATGCCCTGCTCGCGCGCCGCCGCGGCGATCACGGGCGCCGCGCCGGTGCCGGTGCCGCCGCCCATGCCGGCGGTGACGAACACCATGTTGGCGCCGTCGAGAAGCTGCAGGATCTCGGGCAGCGCCTCCTCGGCCGCCTGGCGGCCGACCTCGGGCCGCGCCCCGGCGCCCAGGCCCTGGGTCACCGTGATGCCGAGCTGCACGCGGCGGTCGGCGAGCGACTGGCCCAGCGCCTGCGCGTCGGTGTTGGCGACGATGAACTCGACGCCCTCCAGCGAGGCGCTGATCATGTTGTTGACGGCGTTTCCGCCCGCGCCACCGATGCCGATCACGGTGATACGCGGCTTAATCTCCGACTCCTTCTGAGGGAGACTGAGGTTGATGGTCATACGGCTTTCTCCACGCAAACGAGAGGGTAATCTGCTCGGAGCGGCAGGTTGGACCCCTCTTGCGGGAAGCCCTTACCCTGCCACCGACTTATTCTTTCTTATCAACATCTCTTGGGGACAGTTTCGTCCCATACAACATATTGCCTAAAAGTTTTCCCTAATCCAACTGCCAATCCGGCCGATTCGAGTCGACGGCGGCTCGACGACCGCCGGTTGCGACTGCGCCGGCGCGTGATGCAGGAGCGCGTAGGAGAGAAGGCCGGCGGCCGCGGAAAAGGCCGGCCCGCCGGTCGAATCCGCCAGTCCCGCGAGCCTGAGCGGGGCGCCGATGCGCACCTTCTTGTTGAGGATCGCCGACGCCACCTCGCCCACACCGTCGAGCTGGCAGGCGCCGCCGACCAGGACGGCGCGTCCGCCGGCCAACTTATCCACACCGCTGGCCTCGAGCCGGCTGCGCACCAGCTCGAACGTCTCCTCGATGCGCGGGCGGATGATGCCGACCAGGATCGAGCGCGGGATGTGGTTGGGCTGCGTGCGGTCCTCCTCGCCGATCAGCGGCACGTCGACGATGTCGTACTCGTCGTTGGGCTTGGCGACGGCGCGGCCGATCTGGGTCTTCATGCGCTCGGCATGGGCCAGCGGCGTGGCGAGCCCGCGGGCGATGTCGCGCGTGACATGGTCGCCGCCCACCGGGATCGAATCGACGTGCACGAGATTGCCCTCGTAGAACACGGCGATCGAGGTCGTGCCGCCGCCCATGTCGATCAGCGTGACGCCCAGGTCGCGCTCGTCGGCCACCAGCGAGCTCAGGCCGGCGGCGTGGCTCGCCACCACCCGGTCGGCGATCTCGAGATGGGCGCGGCGCACGCAGACCTGCAGGTTGCGCATCGAGCCGCTGGCCGCCGTCACGAGATGGACGTCGACGCCCAGCCGCTCGCCGAACATGCCGCGCGCGTCGCGCACCGACGTGCCGTCGACGGTATAGCCGATCGCCTCGGAATGGATGATGTCGCGGTCCGCCGTCTCGGCCGGCAGGTGGATGTGCTGCTGCACGCGGCGCACGTCGCGCTCGCCGATCTCGTGATGGCCGATGCCGACTTCCAGCGTCTGGGTATGCGAGGCCGGCGAGCCGCCGCTCACGCCGACGATCACCTCGCGCACCTGCTCGCCGCACATCTCCTCGGCGGTCGAGACTGCCGTCGAGATGGCCCGCGTCGCCGCCTCCATGTCGATGATGTTGCCGGTGCGCATGCCGAGGGCGGGCTGATGGCCGATACCGACGACCCGCAGCCCCTGCCCGTCGACCCGCGCCACGAAGCAGACGACCTTGCTGGTTCCGATATCGAGCGCCGCGATGACGCCGTTCCTTGTCTTGGCCACGATTGTCCCCCGTGCTTCACGCTACACTTTCGACTGCGCCTGCTTGCCCGTCGCCGCCGCCGGCGGATCGTCGGCCGAGCCGCGCTTCCTGAGATAGAGCTTGTCCGGCAGGCGAAGATCGATCACGCCGAACTCGCGCGACAACAGCCTGTAGTCCTGGTCGAGCTTGGCCAGCCGCTGCAGGGCGGCGACCGCATCCTCCTCCGGCAGCTTGACCTCGACCTCGTTCTTCAGGATCAGGTTCCAGCGCCGCTGGCCGACCCAGACGGCCGAGCGCACCTGCTTGGCGATCTGCGGCTCGTAGGCGAGCAGCAGCAGGAGATCGCCGACATGCTCCGGCGCGCCGGTCCCGCCCAGCAGCAGCAGCCGGTCGGCACCGGGCGGCAGGCGGCTCGCGCGCACGGTGCGACCGTTCTGGTCGATCAGCGTGTATTCGTTGCCGTTCTGCCAGATCGCGACGGCGCGGCGTTCCTTCAACGTCACGTAGAGCGTATCGGGCAGCCGCCGCTCGACCGTGGCGCTCGCCACCCAGTCGATCGCCTCGAGCCGGTGCCGCGCCGCCTCGAGGTCGATGCCCAGCAGCGAATCGCCCGCCTTGACGTTGAGCGCGGCGAGGATCGCCTCGCGCGTGACATAGTCGCGGCCCTCCACCGTCACGTCGGCGAGCTTGAAGGGCGTGATCGCGCGCAGCACGTGATGCGTGACCTCGGCGACGTGCGCCTGGGCTTCGGCGACCCAGCCCTGGCGCCAGGCGACCCAGCCGCCGCTGCCGCCCAGCCCCAGCAGAAGCACGACGAGGCCGAGCAGCACCGGCCGGCGCCAGATCGGCCGGCTCGGCTTGCGCGGCGTGGCGCGCTTCCTCTTGCGCCGCCGGTCGTAGTCGCGCTTGCGCGGCACGCCGCCGGACGAGGTCGGGTTGCGCGTCGGCGCCTTCATGCCGGCCGCCTCGCGTGATCGACCATCCAGGTCATGAGCTCGGACCACGAGATGCCCGCCCACTTCGCCTGCTCGGGCGCGAGCGAGAGCGGCGTCATGCCGGGCTGGGTGTTGAGCTCCAGCATCACCAGCCCCGTGGTGCCGGGCTTGCTGTCGTCCCAGCGCAGGTCGGCACGGCTCAGCCCGTCGCAGCGCAGCGCCTGGTGCGCCATCAGCGCCCACTGCCGCGCCTGCTCGTAGACCTCGGCCGGGATCGGCGCGGGGATCAGATGCTCGGTGATGCCGTCGGTGTACTTGGCCTCGTAGTCGTAGAAGCGCGTGCGCGGGCGCAGCTCGGTGACCGCCACCGCCTTGTCGCCCATCACCGCCACGGTGAGCTCGCGGCCCGCCACGTACTTCTCGATCAGCACGCGCTCGCCGAACGCCGCCTCGGCCGCCTCGACCGCGGCGAGGTTGTCGCCCTCGCGCACGATATGGACGCCGACGCTGGAGCCCTGGTCGATCGGCTTCACGACATAGGGACGCGGCATGGGATCGCCCGACACCAGCGCGCGCCGCTCGACCACCCTGCCCTCGGCGACACGGATGCCGATCGAGGTGAAGACGTGCCGCGACATCGGCTTGTCCATGGCGATGGCCGAGGCCAGCACGCCGGAATGGGTGTAGGGCACGGCCAGGATCTCGAGCACGCCCTGGATGCAGCCGTCCTCGCCGTACCTGCCGTGCAGGGCGTTGAACACGACATCCGGACCGCCGCCGTCCGCCGGCCGCAGGAAGTCGACCAGCGCCCGGAGGTCGCGCTTCACGTCGTACTCGATCACCGTGTGGCCGCCCTCGCGCAGACCCGCGGCGCAGGCCTTGCCGCTCACCAGCGACACCTCGCGCTCGGGCGACCAGCCGCCCATCAGGACCGCGACCGTGCTCATGCCGGCGCTCCCGCCTCCACTCTCGCCTTGGCCTCGCCGATGCGGCGGATCTCCCACTCGAGCCGGATGCCGCTGTGCTCCAGCACGCGGCGGCGCACCTCCTCGCCCAGCGCCTCGATGTCGGCGGCCGTCGCGGCGCCGAGATTGACCAGGAAGTTGCAATGCTTGTCCGACACCTGCGCGTCGCCGATCCGAAGCCCGCGGCAGCCGGCGCGGTCGATCAGCTCCCACGCCTTGTGGCCGGACGGATTGGTGAAGGTCGAGCCGCCGGTGCGGCTGCGCGGCTGGGACTCGGTGCGGGCGCTGTCGATCTCGGCGATGCGGCGCGCGATCGTCATCTGGTCGCCGGGCCTGCCGCGCAAGGTCGCCGAAGTGAAGATCCAGTCGGACGGTGCATCGCTGTGACGATAGCGAAAACCGAGCTTCGCCGGGAGAACATCGTGCAGCGCGCCGCCGCGATCGACCGCTTGCGCCCCAACCAGCACATCGGCCAGCTCGCCGCCATAGGCGCCGGCATTCATGCGCAGCGCGCCGCCGATCGTGCCGGGAATGCCACTCAGGAACTCCAGCCCTTCGAGCGCATGGTCGCGCGCGGTGAGGGCGACGTTGAGATCGAGCGCGCCCGCGCCCGCCGTCACCTCGTCGCCCTCGACCGCCACGCCGGCGAAGCCGCGCATCAGGCGGATCACCACGCCGCCCACGCCGCCGTCGCGCACCAGCAGGTTCGAGCCCACGCCCAGCACGGTGACCGGCACGTCGGCCGGCAGCGCCGCGAGGAAGCTCGCCAGATCCTCGGTGTCGGCCGGACGGAACAGCACCTCGGCCGGCCCGCCGGTGCGGAACCAGGTCTGCGGACCGATCGGCGCGTCGGCCGTCAGCCGGCCGCGCGGCCTGGGGAGCCGGTCGATCAGATGGCTGCGGGAGGCCGCGAGCGCCGTCATGCCGCCGACCCGCTGTTGAAGGGGCCCGGATCGTTGGCGATGGCGCGCGGGCCCGCCTGCTCGGCCGCGATCTGGCGGAGCTGGCCCGGCAGGGCGTGCGCCCACGAGGTGATGTTGCCGGCACCCAGGCACACCACCACGTCGCCCGGCCGCGCGATCTGCCAGACGAGCGCCGGCAGGTCGCCCGGCGCGTCGAGCGGCATGACCTCGCGATGGCCGGCGCGTCTCACGAGGCTCACCAGCATGTCGCGGTTGACACCGGCGATCGGCATCTCGCCGGCGGCATAGACGTCGGCGATGATCACGGTGTCGGCATCGGCGAAGCAGGTCGCGAACTCGTCGCGCAGCGAGGCGAGCCGCGTGTAGCGGTGCGGCTGCATCACCGCGATCACGCGGCCCGAGCCGCCATAGGCCTGGCGCGCCGCGCGCAGGACGGCGGCGATCTCCACCGGATGGTGGCCGTAGTCGTCGATCACGGTGATGCCGTGCGCCTCGCCTGTCCGGGTGAAGCGCCGCTTGACGCCCGAGAACGAGCCCAGCGCGCGGCGGATCACCTCGTCGGGCAGCCCCATCTCCTGCGCCACCGCGATGGCGGCGAGCGCGTTCTGCACGTTGTGCTGCCCGAACATCGGCAGCCTGAGCCCCTCGATCGAGCGCGATTCGTTGGTGACGCGGTTGGCGATCAGCACGTCGAAGTCCGCCCCGGTGCGATCGAGCCGCAGGTTCGTCCCGCGCACGTCGGCATTGACGCCAAGGCCGTAGGTGACGATCCGCCGGTCGGCGATGCGCGGGATCAGCGCCTGCACCTCGGGATGGTCGGCGCACAGCACGGCGAAGCCGTAGAACGGCAGGTTCTCGACGAAGCGCACGAAGGCGTCGCGCAGCGCGTCGAAGGTGCCGTAGTGGTCGAGATGCTCGGGATCGACGTTGGTGACGATGGCGATGGTGGCGGGCAGGCGCAGGAACGAGCCGTCCGACTCGTCGGATTCGACCACCATCCAGTCGCCGGCGCCGATGCGGGCGTTGGTGCCGTAGGCGTTGATGATGCCGCCGTTGATCACGGTCGGATCGAGCCCGCCGGCGTCGAGCATCGAGGCGACCATCGAGGTGGTCGTGGTCTTGCCGTGCGTGCCGCCGACCGCGATCGACCATTTGAGCCGCATCAGCTCGCCCAGCATCTCGGCGCGCCGCACCACCGGCACCAGCCGCGCCCGCGCCGCCAGCACCTCGGGATTGTCCTTCTTGACCGCGCTCGAGACCACCACGACCTGGGCGTTGCCGAGATTGTCGGCACGATGGCCGATCGCGACCCTGATGCCGAGCTCGGCCAGCCGGCGCGTGTTGGCGCCCTCGGCCACGTCGCTGCCCTGCACCTTGTAGCCGAGGTTGTGCAGCACCTCGGCGATGCCCGACATGCCGATGCCGCCGATGCCGACGAAATGAATGAGACCGATATCGAGCGGCAGCGCCCTCATACGACGACTCCTGACGGCGTAAGGGTGGGAGAGATCAGCTCGCCGACGACGTCGGCCAGCCGTGCCGCGGCATCCGGCCGGCCGGCAGCATGCGCGGCGCGCGCCATCTCGTCGAGGCGGTGCGGCGCCGCAACGAGCGCGGCGAGCTGCGCGGCGAGCGTGGCCGGGATGAAGTCGGCCTGCGGGATCACGATGCAGGCGCCGGCGGCCTCGAAAGCGCGGGCATTGGCCATCTGGTGGTCGTCGGCGGCGTAAGGATAGGGGATCAGGATCGAGGGCCGGCCGATGGCGGCCAGCTCGGCCACGGTCGAGGCGCCGGAACGGCCGATCACCAGATGCGCCGAGGCGAGGCGCTGCGGCAGGTCGGGAAAGAAGGGCGCGAGATCGGCGACGATGCGCGCCTGCGCGTAGAGCCGGCGCACGCCTTCGATATCCTCGGGCCGGCACTGCTGGACGAGCCTCAGTCTCGCGCGCAGCTCGGGCGGCAGGGACAGGATCGCCTCGGGCACGACCTGGCTGAACGAGGCGGCGCCCTGGCTGCCGCCGAAGATCAGGATGTCGACCACCCGCCCCGGCCCGGGCGCGCGGTAGGTCGCGCCCCTGAGCGCCCGCACCGGCTCGCGCACCGGATTGCCGACGAGGCGCGTGCGGGCATCGCCGGCGGCCAGATGGCGGGTGCGCGCGAAGGAGGTCGCCACGCGCACCGCGCCGCCCAGCACCAGCCGGTTGGCCTTGCCCAGCACCGCGTTCTGCTCGTGCAGCATCGCCGGCATGCGGCGCAGCCGGGCGGCCAGCATGGTCGGCACCGAGGCGTAGCCGCCGAAGCCCACGACCGCCGACGGACCGATGCGGCCGAGCGCCCGCCAGGCATCGAACAGCCCGGCGCCCAGCAGCAGCAATGCAACCAGGCGCGCGCTCAGCGAGCCGCTGGGGCTCGCCGAGTGGATATAGTGGATCGGCCGGTGCGCCAGCGCGCCCTGCCACTGCCGGCCGCGCGCGTCGGTCACCAGCGCGAACGGCACGCCGCGCGCCTCGAGCTCGCCGGCCAGCGCCTCGGCCGGGAACACGTGCCCGCCGGTGCCGCCGGTCGCGAGGACGACGGGGCGCGGTCCCGCCATCAGACGATCTCCCTCAGGCCGGCATGCTCGCGCGTCAGCGCCAGCATCATGCCGACGCAGATCGCCATCGAAAGCGCCGACGAGCCGCCGTAGGAGATGAACGGCAAGGTCAT is a genomic window containing:
- the recN gene encoding DNA repair protein RecN, whose protein sequence is MLVSLSIRDFVLIEKLDLTFARGPDRGLGALTGETGAGKSILIDALGLALGARADSGAVRRGAAQASVAAAFDLPKGHAAHAILAEQGLDAEDVLTLRRTVGADGRGRAFVNDQPASVALLRRLGETLVEIQGQMEQHGLLDIATHRAALDAFAGLEKQAEAVRRAWRDWRAAEQARAEAEAAATAARRDEDFLRHAVKELETLAPRADDEETLAAERQMLRAGSAIGEAVAQALAELTHGRGAAAALRAAHRLIERNADKAAGRLDAALAALDRALSEATEAEAQLEAARDALEFDPSRLDKIEERLFALRAAARKHGVTVAELAPLAEKMTAQLAALDDGEAGLKKLAAAARAARAAYVAAAEAQAAARRKGAARLDKAVAAELAPLKLEKAKFVTEIAALPEADWSEAGIDRVQFTVATNPGSPPAPIAKIASGGELSRFLLALKVCLARVGDAATIVFDEVDSGIGGATAAAVGERLKRLAKEVQVLVVTHSPQVAAVADRHWLIRKTTTRSAASTDVLALDAGGRREEIARMLSGAEVTAEARAAADRLLAHVPRPR
- the ligA gene encoding NAD-dependent DNA ligase LigA, encoding MSRAAKFKAGLAVEEMTERQARAEHRRLAEAIAHHDELYHVKDAPEISDAEYDKLRQRLKAIEARFPQLVDRESPTQRVAPTPTTAFAKVRHARPMLSLDNAFTDEELQGFFDRVRRGLERETDLKPDDEIVFNCEPKIDGLSISLRYLDGAFAIGATRGDGTTGEDVTPNLRTVKDIPHELKGKAPRVLDVRGEVYMERRAFQEMNRRQEAAGEKTFANPRNAAAGSLRQLDPAITATRPLRFFAYAWGEAEPRSWKTHSEYLKLLRSWGFRVNPLSQLCRTPEEVRAFYRQMGVERPSLPYDIDGVVYKVDRIDWQERLGFVSRAPRWAIAHKFPAEQARTRLNGILIQVGRTGALTPVAELEPVNVGGVMVARATLHNADEIERLDVRVGDMVVVQRAGDVIPQVLGYVPEERPKRTEKFRFPTRCPCPLRTEVRSEEGGVVRRCSGGLECPFQQVERLRYFVSRNCFDIEGLGGTHIENFFNDGLLKIPGDIFRLPQRADEIRKREGWGETSVRNLIAAIEARRTISLDRFINAIGIPLIGEATAKILAQEYGDVDAWLEEMLAAAKERRKRPDEVKKEKAAAEVGPSYGRLCNVEQIGVTTADAMCGFFTELHTVEIIRDLRKQLTVEGVTRRVIAADAPLKDKTVVFTGELSAMTREAAKARAEELGAKVTDSVSKKTSLVVVGENAGSKARKAAELGIRTMTEEEWLKLAAS
- a CDS encoding outer membrane protein assembly factor BamD, with product MAKALKIRTLMTLGAAGIAAVALTGCGDSSDDDTNYREQPVEVLYNRALDALGQQDYKAAAKGFEEVDRQHPYSVWATKAEIMAAFAYYQSNKYDDAIIALDRFIQLHPGHKDIPYAYYLKGICYYEQISDVRRDQHVTQQALDALSDVAKRFPDTPYARDARLKVELCIDHLAGKEMDIGRYYELHQQYVGAINRFRTVIERYQTTTHVPEALHRLVECYLALGVKSEAKETAAVLGYNFPGSDWYQDTYYLMTGEGKPADSESSHGFLGLF
- the ftsZ gene encoding cell division protein FtsZ — its product is MTINLSLPQKESEIKPRITVIGIGGAGGNAVNNMISASLEGVEFIVANTDAQALGQSLADRRVQLGITVTQGLGAGARPEVGRQAAEEALPEILQLLDGANMVFVTAGMGGGTGTGAAPVIAAAAREQGILTIGVVTKPFHFEGRRRMQAADQGITELEKVVDTLIVIPNQNLFKIANEKTTFADAFKMADDVLHMGVRGVTDLMVMPGLINLDFADIRTVMGEMGKAMMGTGEAEGQDRSRVAAESAISNPLLEDHSMKGARGVLINITGGLDMTLHEVDEAANRIREEVDPDANIIFGSTFDATMQGRMRVSVVATGIAALAAQQPTPNYLSLDMNRPAQTGQPALSRPPAPPVGRVVMPAAAAAPAPVAPVPPSAPAITPVAPSIAAAASAPSVAPAPAPAVMQAPPAPVVEAPPVQVTPAAPEAPAVAPAPVAVQPAPAPVAPPVAPAPVPAPAPAAAAPAPAPTPAPTPTPQQKPMVGEDDWRVTRPSPPLRPAVRASEHGTRPVVARPAASENRVPNLFQRITGAFATAKPAAPAAPAHVEPTASRPAPDNVVPAPKPVVRSAPVQTSIDVTERAKPARDDDDLQIPAFLRRQAN